TCCTTCAGAAACAGAGATGAATTTGGGATTTCCTCAGCACAGCGTCAAGTGATCAACGCACCGTTTCTATTGGGGAGCATATATGCAGACTCTAGTCCAAACTCCCCGAAACGATGAAGATTGATCACgaatgaaaaaaaaaagcaagATTAGTTACCTGAAAACGAGCCATCGCCGGATTTCTGAATCAGCACAACCACCGAATCTGACGGAAACTCGGCTCACCGGCTCTTCACCCTGAGCGCCAGCGAAGCAGCAGCAGAAGGCGAGAGCGTGCGCCAAGGCCACACCACCGACACCTGAACACCCTTCCAAGAGCTGCCGATCTCGCAGGGGGCGGAGGGCGGAAGCAGGGGTGGGGAGAGGAGACGAGACGAGAGGAGATGAGGAGGCGGTAGGCACGAAATGGAGACCGGAAGGCCAGCGAGTGGGGGCGAGAAAAAGGGCAGCGGCCGGGGCGCCACGTCGGACGGGATTTTTCCCCCGCCGGACCCTTTTCCGCGCGCGCTTTTTCCCCGTCCCATCTCCTGAGCTGAATAATAATCTATCTATCCGTCCTCcctggctgcggcggcggcggctcgatTTCTTGTGGCCGTCGCTGCGTTCCGAGGTTGCTGCCTCGGGCCGCCGGGCGCCAGCTGCTCGCCACGCcacgccccgccccgccccgccccgcctcAATTACGCTCCTGTCTTGGGTCCGGGCGCGAGTAAAACCATGCGCTGTCGTGGGGCTGCACGACAGGGAGGTGTTCCTTCCTATCCATccacccggccggccggcccggcCACCGCTCCTGCTCTCCCGCCGTCGCCTTTGGTGTGCAGCTGCGCTGGCTCTGCGGGTATGTCGCCGCCGCGTCGAGAGGGTATTAGGTTAGGCCGTTGAACCCTCGGCGAAAGCCGAGGCCGCACTTGCCCAGATTCTCTGCAGCTTCCGGCGTGCTCTTCAAATACCAGCAGGCTTGCACGCGTGAAGCGGCTTAGCAGAGCCTAACCCGCCGAGAATGCGCTAACGGTATCTCGGAGCCGCGGCCTCGCGCTCCTGCCGAAATATCTCGGGACATATCCGGGGCCTTGGAGTTCTCCTCCGACGACTGATCCGAATCCTGATCCTATCCGCGACGAAACGTGGCTCGCTTGGCTTCTAAAACTGGGGTCGCTGCTCTCCACGACGCGCGGGGCTCTCTCGTCCCGTCGAGGCGTCGAGTCGCCTGCTCCGATGGATTGAAGGAAAAAGCGCAGGGGGGGGACCGGCCGGGCTCCTGGCGCCGTCGCGTGGCCCACCGCCGCTGCGCTTTTTGACACGTCAGATCCACCTCCACCTGTCGACCCAAAACCCCCGAGCCCAAACACCGGCTCTGCCGGCTCAACGACCGACACGTGCCTCCGTGCACTGGATAAGCACAGAAGAGAGGCCATTTTGCATCGCTGAGAGCAACGGCCCGGCGATCCGTGGCCACATGCCCAACGGGCTGGCGTTACAGGTCGCTCGGGAGCCCTCGTCCACACGTTCTTCTGCTCTCGCTCGCAGTCAGAGTCACCCCGTTGTTTCCTCCTCCCTCCACTGAGCACAGGAAAAAAGTGTTGCGGGGACGTGACCTGTGGTTGCGGGAGCCCCACCTGCCAGCGACATCGGTTCAGTGGTTGGCGCTTGGGTTCCTCGCAGAGGCACCGAGGCAGCAAGCCAGCGAGGGGCGTGCCGCGTGGTGCCACGGCCCACGGCGGGTCCAGTCCAGGTGTTGCCCGTTGGTGTCGGGGGCGTCGCCGTTGCTCTGACTTCCATGGCTTTGCCGTGCCGTCGGGTGGTGCCACATGCTCGCGGCGGCAGATGGATCTCGctgaaatctttggaccagactgACCAGGACTCGGATTTATACCACCGGCAAATTAAAATCCTGGGGGTACGTGTTTAGAAACCGACGTGTGGATATTCCGCTGCACCCGGCGCGAGCGTGGATAGCTAAACCGTGTACCGTGGATAATTCAGGGGAAAAAAATCTGCCGGCTTTAGGTTTCAGATGGAGACTGATGCCTCCCTAATCGCGCATGGTTGGATGAATCTGCCCTGGTTGTTATCTTGTGCTTTCTTTGCCCAAGGTTGACGGATCAGCACTGCGATGCGTGCAAGACCTAACCAGCCAGTTCAGTTCATGGGACACACAGAGCAATATAATTTCTCAGAGCAAGCACTGATCTGGGAGCTGGTGGAACAAAACTAAGCAAAGAAGTTAACCAATCTCGCCTTGATTTGCAATGTACGCCACCTCTCGGGATACGTGGAACCGGCGCTCAGATGCCGTTGGCTTAGGGCCTGCAAACAACTAGTGGTTGGGAAGAAACGACGCCAGCTTTATTAGCTTGGCGGCTGCTGATAAAAAGCTCGGAGGAGCACCCGGCCCGTTGTTTCCATCATCGGCACATGCGTGCACTAGATTCTGTTTGGTGTTCTTGGCAAATCGGGCTAGATACGCATCTGCTGACCGGCAGGAATGGCCAAACGAGTGTAGTCAGCAGTCATACAATAGGTTACCCGAGGGCCGAGGCTTGAGCAAAACAGCAGCATAAAGGCCATCGATCAGTCAATTGTGGAGCTGGAACGAACCTAAGTGCACTGTTCAGTGTGGGCTGGGCCGTGCAAACAATATCGTTTTACTCCGAGAGGCCTGCTTACTCTGCTTGTTCAGTGAGACGACGGTTGGTCCTCTCGACAAAGCTCTCAAATTATTCCTAGCGGTCCAGTGGACATCCAGTCTTCCGGTTCATGTTTCATCACAACTGAATCCTCGCAATCTCGCAGCAAGCCGCTGCGCCGGCTGTACCGCCGCCTCCGTCTGCCTCGACTTGAAGAGACTGAGATAAGCCCCCTGCCCCAATTGAATCAGCATCACATGGCTACTTGGATGGCAGCTGACCAGAGCTGCCAAGGTCAATAGGAGCCCACGACGAACTCCGACGCCTCAGCATTTGCACAGACGGACCGATCGTCAAGCCTCCAGCTCGCGTAGCACAACCAAGAGACACCTAGAGATCATGGAGACCATGAGCCAGGACGGCTACACCTTGGCCCACATCAGCCACCTCCACGACCTTCACCTCGCCGACAtccccgccggcgccccgccgccgcgttgCCACGCCTGCGGCCTCGACTGCGCCAGGTCGGCCTACCGGCGCGCGCCGTGCGGGTACGCCCTGCACCCGGCGCACCCCGAGCACCCGCTCGCCCTCCGCCTCGCGCCGGCGTACGGCTCCGGCTTCTTCCAGTGCAGCGCCTGCCGCACGGGGGGGCACGAGTTCGTGCTCCACTGCCACCACTGCCACTTCGACCTGCACCTCCCGTGCGCCGCGCTGCCGGCGGACGCGgtcgccgcgcgcgcgcaccgGCACCCGCTCAGCCTCGCCTACGACAACCCGCACAG
The sequence above is drawn from the Panicum hallii strain FIL2 chromosome 7, PHallii_v3.1, whole genome shotgun sequence genome and encodes:
- the LOC112900821 gene encoding uncharacterized protein LOC112900821, with the protein product METMSQDGYTLAHISHLHDLHLADIPAGAPPPRCHACGLDCARSAYRRAPCGYALHPAHPEHPLALRLAPAYGSGFFQCSACRTGGHEFVLHCHHCHFDLHLPCAALPADAVAARAHRHPLSLAYDNPHRGGGKGVVVICTVCEQGIIPEQWFYRCSACADFEGHVGCVVPDALAKGVYARSTCPSNTASMLNATMQGLNLSARMADDNLAINFNSSGTADQIRKREEYYKKEG